The Streptomyces pactum genome contains a region encoding:
- a CDS encoding caspase family protein, which translates to MAGAPTAGAPNGPAADGLNRYVFAFGTGTFTADPLLGDLPGVAEDLGRVMALFSSLGYAEILPELARAPDAQQVRAGLEDWLMADERSQEDVLVVYYAGHGLRDDRYHRLTCRNSRRNRVSTTLASRELADLLADAQVGHVLLLLDTCYAELGAAEIANVTGPWWTTVPQGPKGCGWWPQPAPASSRTTMLS; encoded by the coding sequence ATGGCTGGCGCCCCTACGGCAGGCGCACCGAACGGCCCGGCTGCCGACGGGCTCAACCGGTATGTATTCGCCTTCGGCACCGGCACGTTCACCGCCGATCCGCTATTGGGAGACCTGCCGGGCGTGGCCGAGGACCTGGGGCGGGTCATGGCTCTCTTCTCCTCCCTCGGATACGCGGAGATCCTCCCGGAGCTCGCCCGTGCACCCGATGCCCAGCAGGTGCGCGCCGGTCTGGAGGACTGGCTCATGGCGGACGAGCGCAGCCAGGAGGACGTGCTCGTTGTGTACTACGCAGGGCATGGCCTGCGCGACGACCGCTACCACCGGCTTACCTGCCGCAACAGCCGTCGCAACCGCGTGAGCACCACCCTCGCCTCCCGCGAACTCGCGGACTTGCTGGCCGACGCCCAGGTCGGGCACGTTCTGCTGCTGCTCGACACCTGTTACGCCGAACTGGGCGCGGCCGAGATTGCGAACGTCACCGGCCCCTGGTGGACTACCGTCCCCCAGGGGCCGAAGGGCTGTGGCTGGTGGCCTCAGCCCGCTCCCGCGAGCTCGCGTACGACCATGCTTTCGTGA